From Doryrhamphus excisus isolate RoL2022-K1 chromosome 22, RoL_Dexc_1.0, whole genome shotgun sequence, one genomic window encodes:
- the zgc:56095 gene encoding ferritin, lower subunit-like, which produces MQSVVKQNLNSECEGDINKLVNLKLNASYTYLSLGMYFDRDDVALKKFSSFFLELSGKEREQAEKLLEYQNMRGGRILLQTISKPSREDWRGGLDAMSFSLDYQKAMNLCILDVHRKAGTHTDPHLCDFLEQHFLNDSHDTIKKLGDYIGSLTRITASETHGPMGEYLFDKHTL; this is translated from the exons ATGCAGTCCGTAGTGAAGCAAAACCTCAACTCCGAATGTGAAGGAGACATCAACAAGCTCGTTAACCTCAAACTGAATGCATCCTACACCTACCTTTCCCTG GGCATGTATTTTGACAGGGATGATGTTGCCCTGAAGAAATTCTCTAGTTTTTTCCTGGAGCTCTCTGGGAAGGAGAGAGAACAAGCTGAAAAGCTGCTGGAATATCAGAATATGAGAGGGGGTCGTATTTTGCTGCAGACTATTTCT AAACCAAGTAGGGAAGATTGGAGAGGTGGTCTGGATGCCATGTCTTTCTCCCTGGACTACCAGAAGGCAATGAACTTGTGTATCCTGGATGTACACCGCAAGGCAGGCACCCATACTGATCCCCAT CTTTGCGACTTCCTTGAGCAACACTTCCTCAACGACAGCCACGACACCATCAAGAAGCTGGGAGACTACATCGGCAGCCTGACCCGCATCACTGCGTCCGAGACCCACGGTCCCATGGGAGAATACCTGTTTGATAAACACACACTGTGA
- the syt5b gene encoding synaptotagmin Vb isoform X1: MRLVSGGVRSRRAAEPLEPESEEATEKVHHEHQHTEHHGHPEHHPGQDYNHMKDKFMNELQHLPIPMWAVGAIIVVVLVLVACFIFCVFKKCFGKKKKPKKVRERKTGRRRVAKEGEGETGEKEGEVKKEGEEEEKEQEKLGRLEFSLDYNFTDSQLIVGILQAQDLAAMDMGGTSDPYVKVFLLPDKKKKYETKVQRKNLCPVFNETFIFKIPYAELGGKTLVLQVFDFDRFSKHDMIGDIKIPMNSIDLGQPIQQWKDLESSEKEEQEKLGDICISLRYVPTAGKLTVNIMEAKNLKKMDVGGLSDPYVKIVLQQNGKRIKKKKTTVKKNTLNPYFNESFSFDVPFEQIQKVQVVITVYDYDKLGSNDPIGKTFMGYGATGVGLRHWSDMLANPRRPVAQWHTLLPEEEVDAAVKAKPR, encoded by the exons ATGAGGCTGGTTAGTGGCGGGGTCCGGTCCCGAAGGGCTGCGGAGCCCCTGGAACCAGAGTCGGAGGAGGCGACGGAGAAAGTTCACCACGAGCATCAGCATACAGAACACCACGGCCACCCCGAGCATCACCCGGGACAGGACTACAACCACATGAAGGACAAGTTCATGAATGAACTGCAACATCTACCCA TTCCCATGTGGGCTGTCGGAGCCATCATAGTGGTGGTCCTGGTTTTGGTGGCGTGCTTCATCTTTTGTGTTTTCAAAAAATGCTTTGGGAAGAAGAAAAAGCCCAAGAAAGTGAGAGAGAGGAAGACAGGGCGCCGCAGGGTGGCAAAGGAGGGCGAAGGCGAAACTGGAGAGAAG GAAGGGGAGGTGAAGAAGGAgggtgaggaagaggagaaagagCAGGAGAAGTTGGGGAGGTTGGAATTCTCCTTGGATTATAACTTCACAGATTCCCAG CTCATCGTGGGAATCCTTCAGGCTCAGGATCTGGCTGCTATGGACATGGGGGGCACCTCAGATCCTTACGTCAAAGTTTTTTTGCTGCCGGACAAAAAGAAGAAGTATGAAACAAAGGTCCAGCGCAAGAATTTGTGTCCGGTTTTCAATGAGACATTCATTTTTAAG ATCCCATACGCAGAGCTCGGAGGAAAGACTTTGGTGCTGCAGGTGTTTGATTTTGATCGTTTCTCCAAGCACGACATGATAGGCGATATCAAAATCCCCATGAACAGCATTGACTTAGGTCAGCCAATTCAACAATGGAAGGATTTGGAGAGCTCGGAAAAGGAGGAG CAGGAGAAACTGGGTGATATTTGCATCTCTTTGCGATACGTCCCCACTGCTGGGAAACTGACAGTGAACATCATGGAAGCGAAGAATCTGAAGAAAATGGATGTCGGCGGCTTGTCAG ACCCATACGTGAAGATTGTCCTGCAGCAAAATGGAAAACGTATCAAAAAGAAGAAGACTACTGTCAAGAAAAACACACTCAATCCCTACTTCAATGAGAGTTTTAGCTTTGACGTCCCCTTTGAACAGATACAG AAAGTACAGGTTGTCATCACAGTGTACGACTATGACAAGCTCGGCAGCAATGATCCTATCGGTAAAACCTTCATGGGTTATGGAGCGACGGGTGTGGGCCTGCGACACTGGTCAGATATGTTGGCTAATCCCAGACGTCCAGTAGCCCAGTGGCACACTTTGCTGccagaggaggaagtggatgcAGCGGTCAAAGCGAAACCTCGCTAG
- the syt5b gene encoding synaptotagmin Vb isoform X2, with translation MRLVSGGVRSRRAAEPLEPESEEATEKVHHEHQHTEHHGHPEHHPGQDYNHMKDKFMNELQHLPIPMWAVGAIIVVVLVLVACFIFCVFKKCFGKKKKPKKVRERKTGRRRVAKEGEGETGEKEGEVKKEGEEEEKEQEKLGRLEFSLDYNFTDSQLIVGILQAQDLAAMDMGGTSDPYVKVFLLPDKKKKYETKVQRKNLCPVFNETFIFKIPYAELGGKTLVLQVFDFDRFSKHDMIGDIKIPMNSIDLGQPIQQWKDLESSEKEEEKLGDICISLRYVPTAGKLTVNIMEAKNLKKMDVGGLSDPYVKIVLQQNGKRIKKKKTTVKKNTLNPYFNESFSFDVPFEQIQKVQVVITVYDYDKLGSNDPIGKTFMGYGATGVGLRHWSDMLANPRRPVAQWHTLLPEEEVDAAVKAKPR, from the exons ATGAGGCTGGTTAGTGGCGGGGTCCGGTCCCGAAGGGCTGCGGAGCCCCTGGAACCAGAGTCGGAGGAGGCGACGGAGAAAGTTCACCACGAGCATCAGCATACAGAACACCACGGCCACCCCGAGCATCACCCGGGACAGGACTACAACCACATGAAGGACAAGTTCATGAATGAACTGCAACATCTACCCA TTCCCATGTGGGCTGTCGGAGCCATCATAGTGGTGGTCCTGGTTTTGGTGGCGTGCTTCATCTTTTGTGTTTTCAAAAAATGCTTTGGGAAGAAGAAAAAGCCCAAGAAAGTGAGAGAGAGGAAGACAGGGCGCCGCAGGGTGGCAAAGGAGGGCGAAGGCGAAACTGGAGAGAAG GAAGGGGAGGTGAAGAAGGAgggtgaggaagaggagaaagagCAGGAGAAGTTGGGGAGGTTGGAATTCTCCTTGGATTATAACTTCACAGATTCCCAG CTCATCGTGGGAATCCTTCAGGCTCAGGATCTGGCTGCTATGGACATGGGGGGCACCTCAGATCCTTACGTCAAAGTTTTTTTGCTGCCGGACAAAAAGAAGAAGTATGAAACAAAGGTCCAGCGCAAGAATTTGTGTCCGGTTTTCAATGAGACATTCATTTTTAAG ATCCCATACGCAGAGCTCGGAGGAAAGACTTTGGTGCTGCAGGTGTTTGATTTTGATCGTTTCTCCAAGCACGACATGATAGGCGATATCAAAATCCCCATGAACAGCATTGACTTAGGTCAGCCAATTCAACAATGGAAGGATTTGGAGAGCTCGGAAAAGGAGGAG GAGAAACTGGGTGATATTTGCATCTCTTTGCGATACGTCCCCACTGCTGGGAAACTGACAGTGAACATCATGGAAGCGAAGAATCTGAAGAAAATGGATGTCGGCGGCTTGTCAG ACCCATACGTGAAGATTGTCCTGCAGCAAAATGGAAAACGTATCAAAAAGAAGAAGACTACTGTCAAGAAAAACACACTCAATCCCTACTTCAATGAGAGTTTTAGCTTTGACGTCCCCTTTGAACAGATACAG AAAGTACAGGTTGTCATCACAGTGTACGACTATGACAAGCTCGGCAGCAATGATCCTATCGGTAAAACCTTCATGGGTTATGGAGCGACGGGTGTGGGCCTGCGACACTGGTCAGATATGTTGGCTAATCCCAGACGTCCAGTAGCCCAGTGGCACACTTTGCTGccagaggaggaagtggatgcAGCGGTCAAAGCGAAACCTCGCTAG
- the LOC131109416 gene encoding dynein axonemal assembly factor 3-like, with product MSAGRPSEGAGCISWWGFSPARDLINTGPVRGEGEVNLLLVGSGDPRHILKTIASLKEDDVLHVWLFESSMEVMARQMLLLYIALTPQETMGLNEKTEVFLEVFGNSMIRSQTEDTLKRAALQLSLYISDTMESEMHPCLDTSLLKFKERDELVRIFKSWMQPSASPTPISISKAWDYRVRQHLGTRYDSKKGCFDWDLTMKLHDKGCSVINKQQYVRWRECGLAFELREGVYQSTNPSLLSPRVFNQKGNRVAVIGYWGDIVSGPYISFGTETEDESLLKTQNGQHMKTAQDISFANVQEFFQSLSRRQHCPAVHQSNTDEEQPPPSHDHKPAPINNLMHLNRVSVNFLPLDSLQKLPKKGKYAHFFDIIYFSTSCAHHLGSNIWQIAAPDALLVVELAKYILDLNKEQEAGFAERVSSMCTEAGFQPCREAKSDDVHAVFTPQKDIA from the exons ATGAGCGCCGGGCGGCCATCAGAAGGGGCAGGCTGTATCAGCTGGTGGGGCTTCAGTCCTGCACGAGACCTCATCAATACAG GTCCAGTGAGAGGTGAAGGGGAAGTCAACCTTTTACTGGTTGGAAGTGGCGATCCGAGACATATTCTGAAGACTATTGCTAGTCTGAAGGAAGATGATGTCCTTCAT GTATGGCTGTTTGAAAGCAGCATGGAGGTAATGGCAAGACAGATGCTGCTGCTCTACATCGCACTGACTCCCCAGGAAACGATGGGTCTGAATG AGAAGACAGAGGTGTTCCTTGAGGTGTTCGGCAACAGCATGATCCGCAGTCAGACGGAGGACACCTTGAAACGTGCAGCCTTGCAGCTCTCGCTCTACATCAGCGACACAATGGAGTCGGAGATGCATCCTTGCCTGGATACATCTCTTCTCAAG TTCAAGGAGCGAGATGAGCTGGTGAGGATTTTTAAGTCGTGGATGCAGCCATCTGCATCACCTACTCCTATCTCCATATCCAAAGCCTGGGATTATAGAGTGAGGCAGCACCTTGGGACACGATATGACTCCAAAAAGGGCTGCTTTGACTGGGACCTCACAATGAAGCTACATGACAAAGGG TGTAGCGTCATTAACAAGCAGCAGTATGTGCGGTGGAGGGAGTGCGGCCTGGCTTTTGAACTAAGGGAGGGTGTCTACCAATCAACCAACCCGAGCCTGCTGTCTCCGCGCGTCTTCAACCAGAAAGGCAACCGAGTGGCTGTGATAGGCTACTGGGGGGACATCGTGTCTGGTCCGTACATCTCCTTTGGCACCGAAACCGAAGACGAGAGTTTGCTGAAGACGCAGAACGGGCAACACATGAAG ACAGCCCAGGACATATCCTTTGCAAATGTGCAGGAATTCTTCCAATCATTGTCCAGGAGACAGCATTGTCCTGCTGTTCATCAGTCAAACACAGACGAAGAACAACCACCACCAAGTCATGACCATAAACCTGCCCCCATCAATA ACCTGATGCATCTCAATCGTGTCTCTGTCAACTTCCTGCCTTTGGATTCCCTTCAGAAGCTGCCCAAAAAAGGGAAATATGCCCATTTCTTCGACATCATCTACTTTTCCACAAG CTGTGCGCACCATTTGGGCTCCAATATTTGGCAGATTGCAGCACCAGACGCTCTGCTTGTTGTCGAGTTGGCCAa GTACATTTTGGACCTGAACAAAGAGCAagaagcaggctttgcagaacgAGTGTCCAGCATGTGTACGGAGGCTGGATTCCAACCGTGTCGTGAGGCAAAGAGTGAtgacgtccatgctgttttcaCACCACAGAAGGACATTGCATAG
- the LOC131109418 gene encoding troponin T, slow skeletal muscle-like isoform X1 — MLFYRPVVTQLAPPKIPEGERVDFDDIHRKRMEKDLLELQTLIDVHFEQRKKEEEELMGLKSRIESRRAERAEQQRVRAEKERDRQTRIAEERHRKEEEEAKKRADDEAKKKKVLSNMGAHFGGFLAKVEQRKGKKQTAREIKKKTLAERKMPLAIDNLREDDLRKRAREMWECIYQLESEKFELSEKMKRQKYEINVLLNRIQHAQKFKKGHGKGKVGGRWK; from the exons ATGCTATTTTACAGGCCAGTGGTCACCCAACTTGCTCCCCCAAAAATCCCTGAAGGAGAGAGGGTTGATTTTGAT GATATCCACAGGAAGAGGATGGAGAAAGATCTTCTGGAGCTCCAAACCCTGATTGACGTCCACTTTGAGCAAAggaagaaagaggaggaggagctgatGGGTCTCAAATCGAGGATT GAGAGTCGCCGGGCGGAACGGGCTGAACAGCAGCGCGTGAGGGCCGAAAAGGAGCGGGACAGACAGACGAGGATCGCG GAGGAGAGgcacaggaaggaggaggaggaggctaaGAAGAGGGCGGATGACGAagccaagaagaagaaagtgcTCTCCAACATGGGGGCTCACTTTGGAGGATTCCTGGCCAAG GTAGAACAGAGGAAGGGCAAGAAGCAAACTGCTCGGGAGATCAAGAAGAAGACGCTTGCTGAAAGGAAGATGCCGCTCGCCATCGATAACCTGAGGGAAGACGACTTGAG AAAAAGAGCCAGGGAGATGTGGGAGTGTATCTACCAGCTGGAGTCAGAGAAGTTTGAACTCTCTGAGAAAATGAAGAGGCAGAAGTATGAG ATCAACGTCCTCCTGAACAGAATCCAACACGCTCAAAAGTT CAAAAAAGGTCACGGTAAAGGGAAGGTTGGAGGACGCTGGAAGTGA
- the LOC131109418 gene encoding troponin T, slow skeletal muscle-like isoform X2, with protein MEKDLLELQTLIDVHFEQRKKEEEELMGLKSRIESRRAERAEQQRVRAEKERDRQTRIAEERHRKEEEEAKKRADDEAKKKKVLSNMGAHFGGFLAKVEQRKGKKQTAREIKKKTLAERKMPLAIDNLREDDLRKRAREMWECIYQLESEKFELSEKMKRQKYEINVLLNRIQHAQKFKKGHGKGKVGGRWK; from the exons ATGGAGAAAGATCTTCTGGAGCTCCAAACCCTGATTGACGTCCACTTTGAGCAAAggaagaaagaggaggaggagctgatGGGTCTCAAATCGAGGATT GAGAGTCGCCGGGCGGAACGGGCTGAACAGCAGCGCGTGAGGGCCGAAAAGGAGCGGGACAGACAGACGAGGATCGCG GAGGAGAGgcacaggaaggaggaggaggaggctaaGAAGAGGGCGGATGACGAagccaagaagaagaaagtgcTCTCCAACATGGGGGCTCACTTTGGAGGATTCCTGGCCAAG GTAGAACAGAGGAAGGGCAAGAAGCAAACTGCTCGGGAGATCAAGAAGAAGACGCTTGCTGAAAGGAAGATGCCGCTCGCCATCGATAACCTGAGGGAAGACGACTTGAG AAAAAGAGCCAGGGAGATGTGGGAGTGTATCTACCAGCTGGAGTCAGAGAAGTTTGAACTCTCTGAGAAAATGAAGAGGCAGAAGTATGAG ATCAACGTCCTCCTGAACAGAATCCAACACGCTCAAAAGTT CAAAAAAGGTCACGGTAAAGGGAAGGTTGGAGGACGCTGGAAGTGA
- the LOC131109415 gene encoding carnitine O-palmitoyltransferase 1, liver isoform-like isoform X2, whose product MAEAHQAVAFQFTVTPEGIDLQLSHQALTEIYRSGLRSWKKRIIRLKNSVITGVYPASPSSWLFVVIAILATMYTRSDPSMGLIAKIQEHLPVSQSMSTQCQAVVSAVLFSTLLWLLLIFTMRLCLKQLLSYHRWIFEQHGKMSNTTKVWVALVRIFSGRKPLLYSYQGSLPNLPLPAIKDTLKRYLESVRPLMDDAEYERMTNLAGEFESRLGNRLQWYLKLKSLWAANYVSDWWEEYVYLRGRSPIMVNSNYYGMDFLYVTPTPIQAARAGNTIHAFFLYRRKLNREELKPWLLRSAVPCCSYQFERMFDTCRIPGRLTDTVQHWQDSDYVAVYHRGRYFRLRVYQAGRLLSPREIEFQIQRILDDPSSPCAGEEKLGALTAGERVPWAQARSKYFSSGINKRSLDCIEKAAFFVTLDDDEQGMMGDDPLASLDRYAKCLLHGKCYDRWFDKSFTVVYFKNGKNGINAEHSWADAPVIAHLWEYVLATDCFQLGYNGEGHCKGDVDPSLAGPQKLNWEIPPECEEQISRSLAVAQALADNIDFHVLSFRDFGKGKIKKCRVSPDAFIQVALQLAYFRNRKTFCLTYEASMTRLFREGRTETVRSCTNESSAFVRALVGGEPLEVCRRLFRTASEKHQHLYRMAMTGAGIDRHLFCLYVVSQYLGVESPFLKEVLSEPWRLSTSQTSVQQVELFDLVNHPEYISCGGGFGPVADDGYGVSYYILGESLINFHISCKHSCPDTDAHKFGAHITKALHDLLELMSPPGQREPSKTEESRPEVKKNL is encoded by the exons ATGGCAGAAGCCCACCAGGCTGTGGCCTTCCAGTTCACAGTCACCCCAGAGGGCATTGATCTGCAGTTGTCCCATCAGGCCCTCACCGAGATCTACCGCTCTGGCCTTCGCTCTTGGAAGAAGCGCATCATTAGGCTTAAG AACAGTGTGATAACAGGAGTGTATCCTGCCAGCCCGTCCTCCTGGCTCTTTGTCGTCATAGCAATCCTGGCCACCATGTACACCCGCTCCGACCCCTCCATGGGACTTATAGCCAAGATACAAGAGCACCTGCCTGTCAG CCAGTCTATGAGCACCCAGTGTCAGGCGGTGGTGTCAGCAGTGCTCTTCAGCACCTTATTGTGGCTCCTGCTCATCTTCACCATGCGTCTGTGCCTCAAGCAGCTTCTCTCCTACCACCGCTGGATTTTCGAGCAGCACGGCAAGATGTCCAACACCACCAAAGTCTGGGTG GCACTGGTGCGTATCTTCTCTGGCCGAAAGCCATTGCTCTACAGCTACCAGGGCTCACTGCCAAACCTGCCTTTGCCGGCCATCAAGGACACGCTCAAAAGG TATTTGGAGTCAGTGCGTCCGCTCATGGATGACGCCGAATATGAACGGATGACTAATCTGGCTGGCGAGTTTGAGAGCCGCCTGGGCAATCGCCTACAGTGGTACCTCAAACTGAAATCTCTGTGGGCTGCCAACTAT gTTAGCGACTGGTGGGAGGAATATGTCTACTTGCGAGGAAGGAGCCCTATAATGGTCAACAGTAACTACTATGGCatg GACTTCCTGTATGTAACTCCGACACCCATCCAGGCAGCCCGTGCCGGCAACACCATCCACGCATTCTTTCTATACCGCCGCAAACTCAACAGAGAAGAACTCAAACCT TGGTTGTTGAGGTCTGCAGTTCCTTGCTGTTCCTATCAGTTTGAGAGGATGTTTGACACTTGTCGAATCCCTGGAAGACTTACAG ACACTGTGCAGCACTGGCAGGACAGCGACTACGTGGCCGTCTACCACAGAGGACGCTACTTTCGGCTCAGGGTGTACCAGGCTGGCAGACTCCTGTCTCCCAGGGAGATTGAATTCCAGATTCAGAGGATTCTCGATGACCCTTCGTCTCCCTGCGCGGGAGAAGAAAAACTTGGCGCTCTCACTGCTGGCGAAAG AGTTCCATGGGCTCAAGCCAGGAGCAAGTACTTCAGCAGCGGAATCAACAAGCGCTCACTGGACTGTATCGAGAAAGCCGCCTTCTTCGTGACCTTAGATGACGACGAGCAGGGCATGATGGGAGATGACCCATTGGCGAGTCTAGACCGCTATGCTAAGTGCTTGTTGCACGGAAAGTGTTACGACAG gtGGTTTGATAAGTCTTTCACGGTGGTCTACTTCAAGAACGGTAAGAACGGCATCAACGCGGAGCATTCGTGGGCCGACGCGCCAGTGATAGCGCACCTGTGGGAG TACGTCCTGGCCACCGACTGTTTCCAGCTGGGTTACAATGGAGAGGGGCACTGCAAAGGAGACGTGGATCCATCGCTTGCAGGACCTCAGAAGCTCAACTGGGAAATCCCTCCGGAG tgCGAGGAGCAGATCTCTCGTTCCCTGGCGGTGGCCCAAGCCCTAGCTGACAACATAGACTTCCATGTGTTATCCTTCCGAGACTTCGGCAAGGGAAAGATCAAGAAGTGCAGAGTCAGTCCAGATGCGTTCATCCAGGTGGCTCTTCAGTTGGCCTACTTTCGG AATCGGAAGACATTTTGCCTGACTTATGAGGCCTCCATGACCCGTCTGTTCAGGGAGGGCAGGACGGAGACTGTTCGCTCCTGCACCAATGAGAGTAGTGCCTTTGTCAGAGCGCTAGTGGGCGGAGAG CCATTGGAAGTGTGCAGGCGTCTGTTCCGCACTGCTTCAGAAAAGCACCAACATCTATACCGCATGGCAATGACCGGCGCTGGCATCGACAGACACCTCTTTTGCCTCTATGTTGTGTCCCAGTACCTGGGAGTGGAGTCACCTTTCCTAAAAGAG GTTCTGTCAGAACCATGGAGGCTGTCCACCAGTCAGACATCCGTCCAGCAGGTGGAGCTGTTTGACCTAGTGAACCATCCGGAGTACATTTCCTGTGGAGGAGGCTTTGGTCCG GTGGCAGATGACGGTTATGGAGTGTCCTACTACATTTTGGGAGAGAGCCTGATCAACTTTCACATCTCCTGCAAGCACTCATGCCCTGACACT gaTGCCCATAAGTTTGGTGCTCACATCACAAAAGCCTTGCACGATCTTCTGGAGCTGATGAGTCCCCCCGGCCAGAGAGAGCCCAGCAAAACTGAGGAGAGTCGGCCTGAGGTCAAGAAAAACCTTTAG
- the LOC131109415 gene encoding carnitine O-palmitoyltransferase 1, liver isoform-like isoform X1 encodes MAEAHQAVAFQFTVTPEGIDLQLSHQALTEIYRSGLRSWKKRIIRLKNSVITGVYPASPSSWLFVVIAILATMYTRSDPSMGLIAKIQEHLPVSQSMSTQCQAVVSAVLFSTLLWLLLIFTMRLCLKQLLSYHRWIFEQHGKMSNTTKVWVALVRIFSGRKPLLYSYQGSLPNLPLPAIKDTLKRYLESVRPLMDDAEYERMTNLAGEFESRLGNRLQWYLKLKSLWAANYVSDWWEEYVYLRGRSPIMVNSNYYGMDFLYVTPTPIQAARAGNTIHAFFLYRRKLNREELKPSRIPGTVIPLCAAQCERMFNTTRTPGEETDTVQHWQDSDYVAVYHRGRYFRLRVYQAGRLLSPREIEFQIQRILDDPSSPCAGEEKLGALTAGERVPWAQARSKYFSSGINKRSLDCIEKAAFFVTLDDDEQGMMGDDPLASLDRYAKCLLHGKCYDRWFDKSFTVVYFKNGKNGINAEHSWADAPVIAHLWEYVLATDCFQLGYNGEGHCKGDVDPSLAGPQKLNWEIPPECEEQISRSLAVAQALADNIDFHVLSFRDFGKGKIKKCRVSPDAFIQVALQLAYFRNRKTFCLTYEASMTRLFREGRTETVRSCTNESSAFVRALVGGEPLEVCRRLFRTASEKHQHLYRMAMTGAGIDRHLFCLYVVSQYLGVESPFLKEVLSEPWRLSTSQTSVQQVELFDLVNHPEYISCGGGFGPVADDGYGVSYYILGESLINFHISCKHSCPDTDAHKFGAHITKALHDLLELMSPPGQREPSKTEESRPEVKKNL; translated from the exons ATGGCAGAAGCCCACCAGGCTGTGGCCTTCCAGTTCACAGTCACCCCAGAGGGCATTGATCTGCAGTTGTCCCATCAGGCCCTCACCGAGATCTACCGCTCTGGCCTTCGCTCTTGGAAGAAGCGCATCATTAGGCTTAAG AACAGTGTGATAACAGGAGTGTATCCTGCCAGCCCGTCCTCCTGGCTCTTTGTCGTCATAGCAATCCTGGCCACCATGTACACCCGCTCCGACCCCTCCATGGGACTTATAGCCAAGATACAAGAGCACCTGCCTGTCAG CCAGTCTATGAGCACCCAGTGTCAGGCGGTGGTGTCAGCAGTGCTCTTCAGCACCTTATTGTGGCTCCTGCTCATCTTCACCATGCGTCTGTGCCTCAAGCAGCTTCTCTCCTACCACCGCTGGATTTTCGAGCAGCACGGCAAGATGTCCAACACCACCAAAGTCTGGGTG GCACTGGTGCGTATCTTCTCTGGCCGAAAGCCATTGCTCTACAGCTACCAGGGCTCACTGCCAAACCTGCCTTTGCCGGCCATCAAGGACACGCTCAAAAGG TATTTGGAGTCAGTGCGTCCGCTCATGGATGACGCCGAATATGAACGGATGACTAATCTGGCTGGCGAGTTTGAGAGCCGCCTGGGCAATCGCCTACAGTGGTACCTCAAACTGAAATCTCTGTGGGCTGCCAACTAT gTTAGCGACTGGTGGGAGGAATATGTCTACTTGCGAGGAAGGAGCCCTATAATGGTCAACAGTAACTACTATGGCatg GACTTCCTGTATGTAACTCCGACACCCATCCAGGCAGCCCGTGCCGGCAACACCATCCACGCATTCTTTCTATACCGCCGCAAACTCAACAGAGAAGAACTCAAACCT AGTCGTATACCCGGCACTGTCATTCCTCTGTGTGCGGCTCAGTGTGAGAGGATGTTCAACACCACACGCACTCCTGGAGAGGAGACGG ACACTGTGCAGCACTGGCAGGACAGCGACTACGTGGCCGTCTACCACAGAGGACGCTACTTTCGGCTCAGGGTGTACCAGGCTGGCAGACTCCTGTCTCCCAGGGAGATTGAATTCCAGATTCAGAGGATTCTCGATGACCCTTCGTCTCCCTGCGCGGGAGAAGAAAAACTTGGCGCTCTCACTGCTGGCGAAAG AGTTCCATGGGCTCAAGCCAGGAGCAAGTACTTCAGCAGCGGAATCAACAAGCGCTCACTGGACTGTATCGAGAAAGCCGCCTTCTTCGTGACCTTAGATGACGACGAGCAGGGCATGATGGGAGATGACCCATTGGCGAGTCTAGACCGCTATGCTAAGTGCTTGTTGCACGGAAAGTGTTACGACAG gtGGTTTGATAAGTCTTTCACGGTGGTCTACTTCAAGAACGGTAAGAACGGCATCAACGCGGAGCATTCGTGGGCCGACGCGCCAGTGATAGCGCACCTGTGGGAG TACGTCCTGGCCACCGACTGTTTCCAGCTGGGTTACAATGGAGAGGGGCACTGCAAAGGAGACGTGGATCCATCGCTTGCAGGACCTCAGAAGCTCAACTGGGAAATCCCTCCGGAG tgCGAGGAGCAGATCTCTCGTTCCCTGGCGGTGGCCCAAGCCCTAGCTGACAACATAGACTTCCATGTGTTATCCTTCCGAGACTTCGGCAAGGGAAAGATCAAGAAGTGCAGAGTCAGTCCAGATGCGTTCATCCAGGTGGCTCTTCAGTTGGCCTACTTTCGG AATCGGAAGACATTTTGCCTGACTTATGAGGCCTCCATGACCCGTCTGTTCAGGGAGGGCAGGACGGAGACTGTTCGCTCCTGCACCAATGAGAGTAGTGCCTTTGTCAGAGCGCTAGTGGGCGGAGAG CCATTGGAAGTGTGCAGGCGTCTGTTCCGCACTGCTTCAGAAAAGCACCAACATCTATACCGCATGGCAATGACCGGCGCTGGCATCGACAGACACCTCTTTTGCCTCTATGTTGTGTCCCAGTACCTGGGAGTGGAGTCACCTTTCCTAAAAGAG GTTCTGTCAGAACCATGGAGGCTGTCCACCAGTCAGACATCCGTCCAGCAGGTGGAGCTGTTTGACCTAGTGAACCATCCGGAGTACATTTCCTGTGGAGGAGGCTTTGGTCCG GTGGCAGATGACGGTTATGGAGTGTCCTACTACATTTTGGGAGAGAGCCTGATCAACTTTCACATCTCCTGCAAGCACTCATGCCCTGACACT gaTGCCCATAAGTTTGGTGCTCACATCACAAAAGCCTTGCACGATCTTCTGGAGCTGATGAGTCCCCCCGGCCAGAGAGAGCCCAGCAAAACTGAGGAGAGTCGGCCTGAGGTCAAGAAAAACCTTTAG